The segment CGTCGTCATCGGGCTCGCGGTGCTGGCAGGCGGGTTGGCCCTGTGGGCTGCCCCCGTTCCACTTGTCTAACCATGTGACATATCGTGGCGGTCATGGACTTCGCGATGTCTGCCAAGGCGGCTGATTACCACAAGCGGCTCTCCGACTTCATGGTCGAGAACGTGTTCCCGGCAGAGGCCTCCTACCACGCCTATCGCGAGGAAAAGGGGCCCAAGGACCACACCGTGCCCCCGGTGGTGGAGGAGCTCAAGGCCAAGGCCAAGGCCGCCGGACTGTGGAACCTGTTCCTGCCGGCAGAGTCGGGGCTGACCAATCTGGAGTACGCCCCGCTGGCCGAGCTCTCCGGCTGGAGCATGGAGATCGCTCCCGAGGTGCTCAACTGCGCCGCCCCGGACACCGGCAACATGGAGACCCTGCACCTGTTCGCCAACGAGGCGCAGCGCACGCAGTGGCTCGAGCCGTTGCTGGCCGGTGAGATCCGCTCGGCATTCGCGATGACCGAGCCGGCGGTGGCCTCCAGCGATGCCCGCAACATCGAGACCACCATGCTGCGCGACGGCTCGGATTACGTGATCAACGGCCGCAAATGGTGGATCACCGGGGCCGCCGATCCGCGCTGCAAGCTGCTCATCGTGATGGGCCGCACCAACCCCGACGCCGCGTCTCATGCACAGCAGTCGATGATCCTGGTGCCCGCAGACACCCCCGGCGTGGACATCCAGCGGTCCTTGCCGGTGTTCGGCTGGCAGGACCAGCACGGACACTGCGAGATCGTGTTCGACAATGTGCGGGTACCCGCCGAGAACCTGCTGCACGAAGAAGGCAGCGGCTTTGCGATCGCCCAGGCCCGGCTGGGCCCGGGCCGCATCCATCACTGCATGCGCGCCCTCGGTGCCGCCGAGCGGGCGCTGGCGTTGATGATCGACCGGGTGCAGACCCGCATCGCGTTCGGCAAGCCGCTGGCCGAGCAGGGCGTGGTGCGCG is part of the Mycobacterium adipatum genome and harbors:
- a CDS encoding acyl-CoA dehydrogenase family protein, which gives rise to MSAKAADYHKRLSDFMVENVFPAEASYHAYREEKGPKDHTVPPVVEELKAKAKAAGLWNLFLPAESGLTNLEYAPLAELSGWSMEIAPEVLNCAAPDTGNMETLHLFANEAQRTQWLEPLLAGEIRSAFAMTEPAVASSDARNIETTMLRDGSDYVINGRKWWITGAADPRCKLLIVMGRTNPDAASHAQQSMILVPADTPGVDIQRSLPVFGWQDQHGHCEIVFDNVRVPAENLLHEEGSGFAIAQARLGPGRIHHCMRALGAAERALALMIDRVQTRIAFGKPLAEQGVVREQIAKSRNEIDQARLLCEKAAWTIDREGNKAAHVLVSQIKSVAPQIACNVLDRAIQVHGGAGVSDDFPLARLYGWHRAMRLFDGPDEVHMRTIARAELGKEKSPFAAAATGR